In Methanobrevibacter sp. V74, the genomic window TAATTATATGAACCCTTAGAAGCATCAAAAACACCCTCAGGAAAGTTTTCTTCTTTAATTTTTAAAGATTGATTTAAATTGACGACTAAAAAGTTATCTCCACCTATATCCTCAGCAATATGATCATCATAATCAGCATGAGAAGGCATTAAAAAGAAATATGCAAATACAATCATTACAATGCCCATCAGGATAAGCAGCGCTAAAAACTTTGCCCTTGTCATAATAATATATTAACGATTTAATAACATTTATAATTATTGGAGTATGACAATTATATTAAAAGACTTAAATTTTATTAAATAAAAACAATAACAGTTAATTGCTTCAACAAAGTTTAAATTAAAATACATTCAATTAATAGCTATGATAGAATTAGTTATAGCATGTTTTATAGGAATAGCCATTGGAGCAACAACTGGGATGATACCTGGAATACATGTTAACACAGCCGGAGCAATAATATTTGCTTCCTCGACATTCTTATTAACAATAGTATCTCCCGAATTTCTATGCGTACTTATGGTTTCAATGTCAATAGCTCATGCACTGATTGAATTTATCCCTTCAATGCTTTTAGGAGTTCCACAGGAAGGCACAGCAACATCAATACTTCCAGGACATAGAATGGTACTTCAAGGCAGATCAAAAGAGGTTATTAGAATTGTATCCGTTGGAGGATTTGGAGCTATTTTAGTGACTATTTCAATGCTTCCACTTTTTGCAATAGTGCTGCCAACATTGCATGATGTAACAAAACCATTTACATGGATTATTCTTTTAGTTGCATCAATTTATCTAACCCATAGTTTAACTGGAAATTTTAGAGATTTCTTATGGTCTTTATTACTGTTTGCGTTATCTGGAATTTTAGGTTGGATCATTTTTCAAACACCTATTTCATCTGGAATTACATTAATGTGTGTATTTTCAGGATTATTTGGAATAAGTACCATAATATTCAGTTTAAATGATTCATCGACAATACCTCATCAGAATCCATTTTACGAGCTCAATATTGATTATGATAAATTTAAAAGTATTTTTGCAGGAGGAATGACCGGTGCGATACTTGGTTTTTTACCAGGTTTTGGACCTGCCCAAGGAACAGTGATCGCTCAAGCAGTGAGTGGAACAAACGATAATAAGGATGATGATACAGCAAATTTTCTTCTAGCAACTTCCGGACTGAATGTTTCAGATTGTCTTTTTTCATTAATTGCAATATACATTATTGGAAATCCCCGAAGCGGAATAGCCGTTTACATGTCTTATTTAATATTTGAAATGGGTTTGAATCACTTGGCAATTTTTATATTTGCATCACTGATAGCTGTTTCTGTTTCTCTTGTATTGTCATTGAAATTAGGAGATTCATTTTCAAGATTAATGAGTGGTGTTGATTATAAAAAACTCTCAATTAGTGTGATTGTGCTTCAAATTGCAATACTTTATTTGTTTATTTTCTATTACAAGGCCCCTGTAATTTATATGACATTAGCTTTGATTACTTCAACTGCAATGGGAATGCTTCCGCACTATATTGGAGTTGGCAAATCTCATTTAATGGGAGTTTTGATTATTCCAGCGATTGTGATTTATATGCAAATGTTTATTGGGTGATGAAATTGAAGACGACTTATTAAATGAATTTGAATATGTTAAAAGAGGAACTGGTTTAAATAATGTGTTGAATATTGCCATTAATGGTGCAAATGGTTCTGTCCTGATTGTTTCAGTGCGGTTCATTATACCTTCCTAAAAAAATATTTCATGAAAGGAACTTCCTCAAATGCAGGCAAAATATGAATGATAATTGGTGAAATTGAAATTAACCTCAAAGAAACAATAAGCAATTAATTAGGCCGGGAAATAAAATAGAAAAATCCTTCAAATATCCCGAAAGATATTGAAAAATGTTTGAAATGATTTTAAAAATAAATAATAAGAACTAGCTAGACCTTAAATACATTATCTGCTATTTTTTCAGCCTTTTTAACAAATCCTTCAGTATCTATTCCGGGAAATGCATCTATTAGACATAAATCAACATGATTAAAATCTAAATCTTCAAATGCACCATTTAATATTTCATAGCCCTCACGAATTCCATTGTATTCAAGATTACTTTTAAGTGCTTCAATCATTTCAGGATTTATATCATTGAATATTACTTTTTCAAAGCCGTATTTCAGTAAATAAATTCCTAATGCTCCAAGCCCGCACATTCCATCAATAGCCACTCCCTTTTTGACTTTATTATTTTCCAAGTAATTGTGAAGAGATACTAATTTTTGTTCGGTAGTAACGGCCACTTCTATATGATGCTTTGATTGATTTTTGACAATG contains:
- a CDS encoding tripartite tricarboxylate transporter permease, with protein sequence MIELVIACFIGIAIGATTGMIPGIHVNTAGAIIFASSTFLLTIVSPEFLCVLMVSMSIAHALIEFIPSMLLGVPQEGTATSILPGHRMVLQGRSKEVIRIVSVGGFGAILVTISMLPLFAIVLPTLHDVTKPFTWIILLVASIYLTHSLTGNFRDFLWSLLLFALSGILGWIIFQTPISSGITLMCVFSGLFGISTIIFSLNDSSTIPHQNPFYELNIDYDKFKSIFAGGMTGAILGFLPGFGPAQGTVIAQAVSGTNDNKDDDTANFLLATSGLNVSDCLFSLIAIYIIGNPRSGIAVYMSYLIFEMGLNHLAIFIFASLIAVSVSLVLSLKLGDSFSRLMSGVDYKKLSISVIVLQIAILYLFIFYYKAPVIYMTLALITSTAMGMLPHYIGVGKSHLMGVLIIPAIVIYMQMFIG